One genomic window of Glycine max cultivar Williams 82 chromosome 16, Glycine_max_v4.0, whole genome shotgun sequence includes the following:
- the LOC100818133 gene encoding pentatricopeptide repeat-containing protein At3g29230 gives MQTKIGKLAVNQTSKPLHRVVEDKFISLLRTCGTCVRLHQIQAQIVTHGLEGNDYVTPSFITACARLGGIRRARRVFDKTAQPNGATWNAMFRGYAQANCHLDVVVLFARMHRAGASPNCFTFPMVVKSCATANAAKEGEEVHCVVAKRGFKSNTFVGCALIHMYSLRGGVFVADAYKVFAEMRDKNVFAWTAIVAAHVACRDMVSARRLFDLAPQRDVVLWNVVVSGYIELGDMVAARELFDRMPDRDVMSWNTVLSGYATNGEVESFVKLFEEMPVRNVYSWNGLIGGYVRNGLFKEALECFKRMLVLVEGEGKEGSDGVVVPNDYTVVAVLTACSRLGDLEMGKWVHVYAESIGYKGNLFVGNALIDMYAKCGVIEKALDVFDGLDVKDIITWNTIINGLAMHGHVADALSLFERMKRAGERPDGVTFVGILSACTHMGLVRNGLLHFQSMVDDYSIVPQIEHYGCMVDLLGRAGLIDKAVDIVRKMPMEPDAVIWAALLGACRMYKNVEMAELALQRLIELEPNNPGNFVMVSNIYKDLGRSQDVARLKVAMRDTGFRKVPGCSVIGCNDSMVEFYSLDERHPETDSIYRALQGLTILLRSHGYVPNLVDVAHAN, from the coding sequence ATGCAAACCAAAATAGGGAAGCTAGCGGTGAACCAAACTTCGAAACCACTGCACAGAGTGGTGGAAGACAAGTTCATTTCCCTGTTACGGACATGCGGAACCTGCGTGCGGCTGCACCAGATCCAAGCCCAGATAGTGACCCACGGACTCGAGGGAAACGATTACGTCACCCCGAGTTTCATCACAGCATGCGCGCGCCTCGGTGGAATTCGCCGCGCGCGAAGAGTGTTCGACAAAACGGCGCAACCAAACGGCGCCACGTGGAACGCCATGTTCCGAGGGTACGCCCAAGCCAATTGCCACCTCGACGTCGTCGTTTTGTTCGCGCGAATGCACCGCGCTGGCGCGTCCCCCAACTGCTTCACGTTCCCCATGGTAGTGAAGTCTTGTGCCACTGCGAACGCTGCCAAAGAAGGAGAAGAGGTTCATTGCGTTGTAGCCAAACGCGGCTTTAAGTCGAACACGTTTGTGGGGTGCGCGTTGATTCACATGTATTCATTGAGAGGGGGAGTGTTTGTTGCTGATGCTTACAAGGTGTTTGCTGAAATGCGCGACAAGAACGTGTTCGCTTGGACAGCTATTGTTGCAGCACACGTGGCGTGCCGCGACATGGTTTCCGCGCGGAGGCTCTTCGACCTCGCGCCGCAGCGTGACGTGGTGCTGTGGAACGTGGTCGTTTCGGGGTATATCGAGTTGGGGGACATGGTGGCTGCGAGGGAGCTGTTTGATAGAATGCCGGACCGCGACGTGATGTCGTGGAACACCGTGTTGAGCGGTTACGCGACAAATGGCGAGGTTGAATCGTTCGTGAAGTTGTTCGAGGAAATGCCTGTGAGGAATGTTTATTCTTGGAATGGGTTGATTGGAGGGTACGTTCGGAATGGACTATTTAAGGAGGCTTTGGAGTGTTTTAAACGGATGTTGGTGCTGGTTGAAGGTGAAGGTAAAGAAGGTAGTGATGGTGTGGTTGTTCCTAATGATTACACCGTTGTGGCGGTTTTGACAGCGTGTTCGAGATTGGGGGACCTTGAGATGGGTAAGTGGGTGCATGTTTATGCGGAGAGTATTGGGTATAAGGGGAACTTGTTTGTTGGAAATGCTTTGATTGACATGTATGCGAAATGTGGGGTTATAGAGAAAGCTCTTGATGTGTTTGATGGCTTGGATGTGAAGGATATAATAACTTGGAACACTATAATTAACGGCCTTGCCATGCACGGCCACGTGGCCGATGCTTTGAGTTTGTTTGAGCGGATGAAGAGGGCGGGAGAGAGGCCGGACGGTGTTACTTTTGTTGGGATTTTGTCGGCCTGCACGCATATGGGGTTGGTGAGAAACGGGCTTTTGCATTTCCAATCGATGGTTGATGATTACTCGATTGTGCCTCAGATTGAGCATTATGGATGCATGGTGGATTTGTTGGGAAGAGCTGGTCTTATAGACAAGGCTGTGGATATCGTGAGGAAGATGCCTATGGAGCCAGATGCGGTTATTTGGGCAGCGCTGCTTGGGGCGTGTAGGATGTACAAGAATGTGGAAATGGCAGAGCTGGCACTTCAGCGGCTCATTGAACTTGAACCCAATAACCCTGGAAACTTTGTCATGGTCTCGAACATTTACAAGGATCTAGGAAGATCGCAAGATGTCGCCCGGTTGAAGGTCGCGATGAGAGATACCGGGTTCCGAAAAGTGCCGGGATGTAGTGTTATTGGGTGCAATGATAGTATGGTGGAGTTCTACTCCTTGGATGAGAGACATCCTGAGACAGATAGTATATATAGGGCATTGCAGGGATTGACTATTTTGTTAAGATCCCATGGATACgttccaaatcttgtggatgtTGCTCATGCAAACTGA